A single Pirellulaceae bacterium DNA region contains:
- a CDS encoding PEP-CTERM sorting domain-containing protein, producing MKKLTNLICDKVHKMIRSFVQSFRHIVACLILCLAPASAYAATVTFMGSPFDATLGSHFSSGVDRIFGTITFDTVGASQARSFSLTATSAGVPSFTFNVPDVAALPSGISLPNNSFSSWSGGVPTVWSLTVFGNLVSATEEEQISLHNELGDLAAFDLLNVNNESVGLSGRIGTMRVVPEPSSLLLLAPATLGLSLRRNRRR from the coding sequence ATGAAGAAACTAACCAACTTGATTTGTGATAAGGTTCACAAGATGATCCGATCATTCGTTCAAAGCTTTCGACATATCGTGGCCTGTCTGATCCTGTGCCTAGCACCCGCATCTGCGTATGCAGCCACGGTCACGTTTATGGGTAGTCCCTTCGATGCCACGCTGGGCTCACATTTTTCGTCTGGCGTAGATCGAATATTTGGAACAATAACCTTTGACACAGTTGGTGCCAGCCAGGCTAGGTCCTTTTCGTTGACAGCCACCTCGGCAGGCGTACCTTCTTTCACCTTTAACGTTCCTGATGTCGCCGCTCTTCCGTCTGGAATATCTCTGCCAAACAATTCATTCTCCAGTTGGTCCGGAGGTGTCCCCACCGTATGGAGTCTTACCGTTTTTGGGAATCTGGTCAGTGCAACCGAAGAGGAGCAGATATCGCTTCACAACGAGCTAGGCGACCTAGCCGCATTCGACTTGCTGAACGTCAATAACGAGTCGGTTGGACTCAGCGGACGGATCGGTACCATGCGAGTCGTACCTGAACCATCGTCTCTTCTTCTGCTAGCCCCTGCAACGCTCGGCCTATCCCTCCGCCGAAATCGTCGAAGGTAG
- a CDS encoding protein/band 7 family protein, with product MIQGELTYRIVQPKRVAEVLDYSVDARGNYRSEDPTKLNDRLVHASQVLAKAFVQRFALRELLVKSSEMTAEVAQGMGASEAVTRLGIEVLDVSILGIKSNPEMSKALQAGAREELLRKADEAVFARRNASVEMERSIKENELKTEIAVEQKKREVRETQMSTDIALEAQRATLVDSRTENERKEAESRAFALQQILDPLKSIDWKTLMAAGGGGDAKLNIALAFRELAENAEKIGQLNISPDLLAMLTQSELPTNPKPHK from the coding sequence ATGATTCAGGGAGAGCTCACCTATCGGATTGTGCAACCGAAGCGAGTAGCCGAAGTGCTGGACTATAGCGTCGATGCCAGAGGCAATTACCGAAGCGAAGACCCTACCAAGCTAAACGATCGACTAGTACATGCCTCGCAGGTTCTAGCCAAAGCCTTCGTACAGCGGTTCGCTCTACGGGAGTTACTAGTCAAGTCCAGCGAAATGACTGCCGAAGTCGCTCAAGGCATGGGGGCCTCTGAGGCGGTGACGCGATTGGGAATCGAAGTTCTGGACGTGTCGATTCTGGGAATCAAATCAAATCCCGAAATGTCAAAAGCGCTCCAGGCAGGCGCTCGCGAAGAGCTCTTGAGAAAAGCAGACGAAGCGGTATTCGCCCGACGGAATGCGTCTGTCGAAATGGAACGATCGATCAAAGAGAACGAATTAAAAACCGAGATCGCCGTCGAGCAGAAGAAGCGCGAAGTCCGTGAAACTCAAATGAGCACCGACATCGCACTAGAAGCCCAGCGGGCAACGCTGGTCGATAGTCGCACTGAAAATGAACGCAAAGAGGCTGAGTCCCGAGCCTTTGCCCTGCAACAAATTCTGGACCCCCTGAAGTCAATTGACTGGAAGACGCTGATGGCTGCCGGCGGAGGTGGCGATGCGAAACTGAATATTGCACTCGCCTTTCGAGAGCTGGCGGAAAATGCTGAGAAGATTGGTCAACTCAATATCTCTCCAGATCTGTTGGCGATGTTGACCCAGTCAGAATTACCCACCAATCCCAAACCGCATAAGTAA
- a CDS encoding NAD(+)/NADH kinase, protein MLFTAELRSATTAGNKKLSHTPGIVIVRRPTRLEGLRQRWGTLGQARFVMSNRQSFSEPAKFESGLSKTAQGRVGNRRSTQTELGAKSAATIEHEVSFSEYEQEDTIYQRVLERLESELSFGVPISVVDRSLVPTMDFWKMAVVVVVGQDGLVANTAKYVGDVPIIGVNPDPIRFDGILLPFKVEQARRAVQRVLDQQAQIRRVTLAEVLLNDSQKLLAFNDFFVGRANHASARYTIQTSGKSEAQSSSGILISTGAGSTGWMSSVFNMAAGVAQMLGTELASNISLSWEDRKLLWAVREPFKSQRTQATLVAGVIDEGEGLIIESLMPDGGIIFSDGVDSDFLPFNSGTIAKITASSQCAHLVIP, encoded by the coding sequence ATGCTTTTTACCGCCGAGCTAAGGTCAGCCACAACTGCTGGGAATAAAAAGTTGAGCCACACGCCTGGAATTGTGATCGTTCGTCGACCGACACGCTTGGAAGGATTACGCCAACGGTGGGGAACGCTTGGACAAGCCCGCTTTGTCATGAGCAACCGGCAGAGTTTCTCAGAGCCGGCTAAATTCGAATCTGGCCTCAGCAAGACAGCCCAGGGACGAGTTGGTAATCGCCGATCGACTCAAACCGAACTTGGAGCAAAATCAGCCGCTACGATTGAACATGAAGTTTCATTTAGCGAATACGAACAGGAAGACACGATATACCAGCGAGTACTGGAGCGACTGGAAAGCGAACTCAGTTTTGGCGTCCCGATTTCTGTCGTCGACCGGTCACTGGTTCCAACCATGGACTTTTGGAAAATGGCAGTGGTTGTGGTGGTTGGCCAAGATGGATTGGTTGCCAATACGGCCAAATACGTCGGGGACGTGCCAATCATCGGTGTCAATCCAGATCCAATTCGATTCGACGGCATCTTGCTGCCGTTCAAAGTTGAACAAGCCAGGCGGGCGGTACAAAGAGTCCTCGATCAACAGGCGCAAATTCGTCGCGTCACCTTGGCGGAAGTCCTCCTCAATGACTCACAAAAGTTATTGGCCTTCAACGATTTTTTTGTGGGGCGAGCAAACCACGCCTCCGCACGTTACACCATTCAAACCAGCGGAAAGAGTGAAGCGCAAAGCTCAAGCGGAATTCTGATCTCCACTGGAGCCGGCTCTACAGGCTGGATGTCAAGTGTCTTCAATATGGCAGCGGGCGTAGCTCAGATGCTGGGAACTGAACTGGCCAGCAATATCTCATTGAGCTGGGAGGACCGTAAGCTTCTGTGGGCGGTTCGCGAGCCTTTTAAGAGCCAACGGACCCAGGCCACGCTTGTGGCGGGGGTGATTGACGAAGGTGAGGGTCTCATCATTGAATCGCTCATGCCCGATGGCGGGATCATCTTTTCAGATGGAGTCGACAGCGATTTTCTGCCATTCAATTCCGGCACAATTGCGAAAATCACCGCCAGTTCGCAGTGCGCTCACCTGGTCATTCCATAG